Proteins from a genomic interval of Nematostella vectensis chromosome 12, jaNemVect1.1, whole genome shotgun sequence:
- the LOC5520150 gene encoding uncharacterized protein LOC5520150 isoform X2, whose translation MERTQEKIQPLPPKLHVLDSTVNVHSASLDKGTSKAPNKGYSAESSHENSGYVRSSHEVFIGRKSEPMHSHLQAQYYHPTAMMNLPYLSMDPRAQSNLLYTYNSPMVGFHGVPGGYSQRIPNGEETGRDGRQSHPTQPERYESSRDREPKEPIRTESVIKIATEKKGDSADDQKSKISEDFRSSERNGDADRGSRDKPDSRAMSNEGRKSRSYEGSPSETSPYSRGYPPTTHRSYSEQSTDPRVSSKSEYSWADHSRPPSEHSRLGSENPHSVSENSRVVSTAGIFSSMPKLTPIAPRGPSGSYPAGAPDVSHRGSPLGSPWRVPYLSYAGPRPDYPPSSLETVSLHRGALEKASGDMTERHAHRPTYGARAFDKEDAMAARESYEKQARATYYSHALGERTSEMHPGYYQAHGHTRVPPAPEKRTDRHVKDGKDSEDTRMLPTESTRGASPPERFSTKHTKDSEVSGKVDKHEKTNSGHKDQDTIIRISNSYNRNEKPVLPDNVRYKLGDDKKGALKSDKVTVYPKQGMAYVVSVRESSQKVSDYFTNGTRTEIPAKPDVKKPEAAYRSKQGPESSRKPEMADMKSRRDAEGPVSYSDYHKRFTETLNKEKQSGPTNDSKKSNDKNNNASFDMYYGGYHGDRSRNRITLSQDKVFVPPNATFQMFVKREQEMERVRAEYSRDSKEPARESRNLSNESRKSTQGESSNVHEARNVQDSRNPHSESRVSDAESRNPHAESRNPRSESRSPRSESRIPYADSRITHNETRNAHTESHNPNIESRLPQNDPRNRYSESRNDSRYIPTESRSHPNESRGHLSESGSVQSKDKEKEVSTGASVEDAKRPVVRTNPKTLERRVESSDDDELKVIEEKTDEKSGNRQSRTEENRPSSPLYPNRQQRIVSPPSGRNSARSSPYAHYGTGFPGRPGSDVTGREGLDQRLYQANSMAAYQNAAGLYGAMQYPQIAAHILNAGGIPLDPYAMYRGPHMMDPSMQGLAQDPVTGSIMMMPDAYLALLNPMVASESPYMMDPAMLQRFYAMQQAQMDDPRWQQFYQLMSQQQKHLHEQQYKHDIMMQQQAAMANSPFYHLYQKQVEVQRKDERERRESGEQRSKSREEQTNQNEKSEQKDDGNGSAESKPLQMRPKDKEATNEQSRSRDSETTPTVIENGNRDERTVDERNDKAYQFQQYLLQGGFANSRFPFTNLPPPRDPPRNSSDVPRDLSRVSRESTTDLGSIASGATTDGQQIAASSTAEQRLVPQVTTDHERREITSREDPVTTPSLVYPLARSITAGIPPANHPYDVTNAGAMRTQHVASDAESTQQQLTERKRSGSLSPLLVAEVEKLHQDDELEVVRVGSGEGGTYSDQLHDHSQGMELLMSLAGERHPGPLESPSNRSEIFWTEDSGAEEDLEIRTINSSFRPLVREFDLHDKENSLKHSLDSVKSEEERKRIRENIDRLRKIAKRRTREERFMFFTRSKELRSPTSIVSNVTASINEMLEMNVLEKDIRMRLADLQKKYREKNRELARLQPRNKDGNGDGNGKHTPVKRGPGRPRKRKYFGASTRSGKSTPALNGSFYDATRSERSTPISRSQSPGMRSVTSEENLGSKDFYEPERKRKRKRKHVQNVPEKIDKESECYDKESDRDTGLLPSPPLILSRSEIEELNIKRGKSKKSLQDEIVKPIKTKTKRPDRTKSPPTITHHPASSAMSTLISAIAPSGFEDTSSIDSESLALSLSSSQSHKPKKSKKEKKKKSKSSIDTEDIEDNTIQDGNPRSSSQESPKLKPKKVKTGKKKKKSSTESFPSVPTKFEFPDVKTFMDENTTSSMPQQPAAMETVAKEEDEVFVAYRGGGALDILADYASSAEKRKRPEGSPTKLEKVKRKSKPKKPFPGFPVETERDAEPMAKKKKKKKKKSSQPENESPSKKASPPLEQPAAEPAIKPEQRTEPEAEKPQEQTKPSPVVQTEVETTLENMEQEKEQEQKGMEDQDTERDSESTPPSSGGKERRTKSRSSSLKDDLSPFLVFGDWQPRRSERIFINSSVPITNNPDCSPLASPTAKPGDFNWPKKNKKSLKGKKSSKSSHSDLEFGEEENESPSALKSVKLKKKSPSKAKKRRTSSSTDPDFVIRTPRRKAAKRGLNYEEEEEEDDEGIEHPHAEDEILDHELTDEHKYNEDTAEPPKESEMDFDATETTITPPDSGALKDKTLEIEEKVEANKEEKSSEVKKEKKRRRKSKKEDDKEKPTTLGSASGGGGGETKLNDSSVVSDVSLKEEKTMLVELTTVDQVKEETPVDVAVVTSPVAHPECSEEKVKDNDEIMFEIPEKAEEADKSEEAVAMKEDAELSQTKIGYSQEKDASESTEEEDSIDETPEEPPFTFTKEELKNNTQMLLPVDRLFFRGHIQFYQEPDLFGIVLNGERGRRPHLRSTDQLLTQAVKDIEPLSVASLPVGTRVCAHWSPQYRCFYPGNVIEAPPDEKEQPGKVWIEFDDGDSGIFPLDEIRRITTEFAVGVEGVESDVIAPERRPPSPSPSSKKKDEPSFKSKDDSAYRSTTEEASGNESAENVPTRRQKGRAKRRGRLSTRERHLSEATDSDGPRDNHESDFEETVLKKETSKSDFEKVDGNNIKEQKRERRAKSKDASYGSDDAENNSDHVSSARPNRVRASTESKRADEETEPEDAPLVITRPRGRPSRSNSDLDLRKRSLTWSLTNSSTRARSVGGDSPSQDDDDSGSCSDAFDDSPQAEMKVFQPRLGKRRRSELDRLRQDLKSSGQLWQWSGKGTQNKRKGKGRKSFYKSIARGDETISVGECAVFTSNPSKSHNLPYVGKIESMWEGWNGCMVVKVRWYYHPEETKQGRRPGDVQNSLYRSTHVDENEIQTISHKCEVVSPEDYKERVTSQDTMATRSSSNERFGRLFCCTGSYDPSTEKIDPL comes from the exons CTATGATGAATCTGCCTTACCTGAGCATGGACCCCCGGGCCCAATCCAACCTGTTGTACACCTACAATAGCCCAATGGTGGGGTTTCACGGAGTACCAGGGGGGTACAGCCAAAGGATTCCTAACGGGGAGGAAACAGGACGAGATGGAAGGCAATCGCACCCCACACAGCCTGAAAG GTATGAATCTTCCCGAGATCGAGAACCAAAGGAGCCAATACGAACTGAGAGTGTTATAAAAATCGCAACGGAGAAGAAGGGCGACTCGGCGGACGATCAGAAGTCGAAAATTTCTGAAGATTTCCGATCATCCGAACGAAACGGAGACGCCGATCGAGGATCCCGAGACAAACCCGACTCTCGAGCGATGTCAAATGAAGGAAGAAAAAGCCGAAGTTACGAAGGATCCCCAAGTGAGACAAGTCCCTACAGCCGAGGATATCCTCCGACGACACACCGGAGTTATTCCGAACAGAGCACCGACCCGCGAGTGAGCTCGAAATCCGAGTATTCGTGGGCCGATCACTCACGACCACCCTCCGAACATTCTCGACTGGGGTCGGAAAACCCTCACTCGGTTTCGGAAAATTCTCGGGTAGTATCAACTGCAGGGATTTTTTCGTCAATGCCAAAGCTTACTCCGATAGCTCCCCGAGGACCTTCCGGCTCTTATCCTGCTGGTGCTCCAGATGTTAGCCACAGAGGGTCTCCATTGGGGTCCCCCTGGAGGGTCCCATATCTCTCCTATGCAGGGCCACGCCCAGATTACCCGCCCTCTTCTTTAGAGACTGTAAGCCTCCATCGAGGCGCGCTGGAGAAGGCCAGCGGTGATATGACTGAGAGACATGCCCATAGGCCGACGTACGGTGCGCGGGCCTTTGATAAGGAAGACGCTATGGCAGCGCGGGAAAGCTACGAGAAACAAGCGCGCGCAACCTACTACTCACATGCGTTGGGGGAGAGGACGAGCGAAATGCATCCTGGGTACTACCAGGCACATGGCCACACGCGAGTTCCTCCGGCTCCCGAAAAGCGAACTGATCGCCATGTGAAGGACGGAAAAGATTCGGAGGATACTCGGATGCTTCCCACCGAGTCAACGCGCGGTGCGAGTCCGCCCGAGAGGTTCTCGACTAAACACACAAAAGATTCGGAAGTGAGCGGAAAAGTCGACAAGCACGAAAAAACTAACAGTGGTCACAAAGACCAAGACACTATCATCAGAATTTCAAACTCGTACAATAGGAACGAAAAACCGGTTTTACCGGATAATGTCCGTTATAAGCTCGGTGACGACAAAAAGGGTGCTTTAAAGTCGGACAAAGTGACGGTTTACCCGAAGCAGGGAATGGCGTATGTCGTGTCCGTTCGCGAGAGTTCACAGAAAGTTTCGGACTACTTTACGAACGGCACCCGAACTGAGATACCTGCAAAGccagatgtgaaaaaaccTGAAGCCGCTTATCGATCGAAGCAGGGCCCTGAGAGCTCAAGAAAACCGGAAATGGCTGACATGAAATCGAGGCGTGATGCGGAGGGACCTGTTTCATACAGTGACTATCACAAACGATTTACCGAGACCCTCAACAAAGAGAAGCAGTCCGGACCGACGAACGACTCCAAGAAGAGCAacgacaaaaacaacaacgcCTCCTTTGATATGTATTACGGTGGTTACCATGGTGATAGGTCACGCAATCGCATCACGCTTAGTCAGGACAAAGTGTTCGTTCCGCCAAACGCGACGTTCCAGATGTTCGTGAAACGCGAGCAGGAGATGGAGCGAGTTCGCGCGGAGTACTCGCGTGATTCGAAGGAACCCGCGAGAGAATCACGCAATCTCTCAAACGAATCACGCAAAAGTACACAGGGTGAATCAAGCAACGTCCACGAAGCGCGAAACGTACAGGATTCTCGAAACCCTCACAGTGAGTCACGTGTGTCTGATGCCGAGTCACGTAACCCTCACGCCGAGTCACGCAATCCTAGAAGTGAATCACGCAGTCCTCGCAGTGAGTCACGCATTCCTTATGCAGACTCACGTATCACGCATAACGAGACACGTAATGCTCATACAGAGTCACACAACCCCAACATTGAGTCACGCCTTCCTCAAAACGATCCACGTAACCGTTACAGTGAGTCACGCAACGACTCACGTTATATACCCACCGAGTCACGCAGTCACCCAAACGAGTCACGGGGTCACCTCAGTGAGTCAGGCAGTGTGCAGAGCAAGGACAAAGAAAAAGAGGTGAGTACTGGCGCGTCTGTTGAGGACGCGAAAAGACCTGTCGTGCGGACGAACCCGAAGACCTTAGAGAGACGAGTAGAGAGCTCGGACGACGACGAGTTGAAAGTGATCGAGGAAAAGACTGATGAGAAAAGCGGGAACCGTCAATCTCGAACGGAAGAGAATCGTCCTTCCTCGCCACTCTACCCTAATCGGCAACAGCGTATTGTATCTCCGCCATCCGGACGCAACTCGGCGCGCAGCTCTCCGTACGCACATTATGGTACGGGCTTCCCCGGGAGAcccggaagtgacgtcacaggcCGCGAGGGACTTGATCAGCGTCTTTATCAGGCTAATAGCATGGCGGCCTATCAAAATGCAGCTGGACTGTACGGTGCGATGCAGTATCCGCAGATCGCCGCACATATTTTAAACGCTGGAGGTATACCGCTTGACCCGTATGCTATGTACCGTGGGCCACACATGATGGACCCTTCCATGCAGGGGCTCGCTCAGGATCCAGTTACTGGTTCCATTATGATGATGCCTGACGCGTACCTGGCATTGCTGAACCCAATGG TCGCCTCCGAGTCTCCGTACATGATGGACCCCGCGATGCTACAGCGGTTTTACGCCATGCAGCAGGCGCAAATGGATGACCCACGCTGGCAGCAGTTCTACCAGTTGATGAGTCAACAACAGAAACATCTCCACGAGCAGCAGTACAAGCATGATATCATGATGCAACAACAAGCAGCCATGGCTAACTCACCTTTCTATCACTTATACCAAAAGCAGGTGGAGGTGCAAAGAAAG GATGAACGGGAGCGCAGGGAGTCTGGTGAACAGCGGTCAAAGTCCCGAGAGGAGCAGACCAATCAGAACGAAAAATCCGAACAGAAGGATGATGGGAACGGGTCAGCGGAAAGTAAACCGCTGCAAATGCGTCCTAAAGACAAAGAAGCTACAAACGAGCAGTCGAGATCACGTGATAGTGAGACAACACCGACGGTAATTGAAAATGGAAACCGGGATGAACGGACTGTGGATGAACGGAACGACAAGGCATATCAG tTTCAACAGTATCTACTCCAAGGGGGCTTCGCAAACTCCAGATTTCCCTTCACAAATCTGCCGCCTCCTCGGGACCCCCCTCGAAACTCGTCTGACGTCCCGCGGGATTTATCGCGAGTATCCCGCGAGTCCACGACAGATcttggtagcatcgcttccggTGCAACAACAGATGGGCAACAGATTGCCGCCAGCAGTACTGCTGAGCAGCGGCTTGTTCCTCAAGTGACTACTGATCATGAAAGACGAG AAATTACGTCTCGCGAAGACCCAGTGACCACGCCTTCCCTAGTCTACCCGCTCGCAAGAAGCATCACCGCAGGTATACCTCCCGCCAATCACccttatgacgtcacaaacgCTGGGGCAATGCGCACACAACACGTAGCAAGTGACGCCGAGAGCACACAGCAACAGCTGACGGAGAGAAAGAGATCCGGATCACTTTCGCCTTTACTGGTCGCCGAG GTGGAAAAGCTCCATCAAGATGACGAATTGGAAGTTGTACGCGTGGGGAGTGGTGAAGGGGGGACTTATTCCGATCAGTTGCATGACCACTCCCAAGGCATGGAGCTACTCATGTCACTGGCCGGAGAAAGACACCCGGGCCCCCTAGAGAGCCCCTCGAACCGTTCCGAGATTTTCTGGACTGAGGACTCTGGAGCGGAGGAAGATTTAGAGATCCGGACTATTAACTCGTCGTTTAGACCACTCGTTAGAGAGTTTGATCTGCACGACAAGGAGAACTCGTTGAAACACTCGCTGGACAGCGTGAAGAGTGAGGAGGAGAGGAAGAGGATTCGTGAGAATATCGATCGGTTACGTAAAATTGCAAAGAGACGAACACGCGAGGAGCGATTCATGTTCTTCACGAGAAGCAAGGAGTTGAGAAG TCCTACCTCCATCGTAAGTAATGTGACAGCGTCAATCAACGAGATGCTGGAGATGAACGTTCTCGAGAAGGACATCAGAATGAGGCTGGCTGATCTGCAGAAAAAGTACCGAGAAAAGAATCGTGAGCTCGCACGCCTGCAGCCCCGAAACAAGGACGG GAATGGTGACGGTAACGGCAAACACACCCCAGTCAAACGCGGCCCAGGGAGACCCCGGAAGCGGAAGTACTTCGGCGCAAGCACTAGGAGTGGGAAAAGCACACCCGCCTTGAACGGCTCGTTCTATGACGCAACACGAAGCGAACGCAGCACGCCTATATCTCGGTCCCAATCTCCAGGAATGCGGTCCGTGACAAGCGAGGAGAACCTGGGTTCGAAAGACTTTTATGAGCCAGAGCGTAAGAGGAAGCGCAAGAGGAAGCACGTCCAGAACGTtccggaaaagatcgataaagaGTCGGAATGCTACGACAAGGAATCGGACCGGGATACCGGGCTTCTGCCGTCTCCTCCGCTCATCCTCAGTCGTTCGGAAATTGAG GAACTGAACATTAAACGCGGAAAGAGTAAAAAGAGCCTGCAAGATGAG ATTGTCAAGCCGATCAAGACTAAAACGAAGCGCCCTGACAGAACCAAGTCCCCGCCCACTATCACTCATCACCCGGCGAGTTCTGCAATGTCAACACTCATCTCCGCCATTGCACCTTCAG GGTTTGAAGACACATCAAGTATCGATAGCGAAAGCCTCGCTCTTTCATTATCCTCTTCCCAAAGCCACAAGCCGAAAAAGagcaagaaagaaaagaagaagaaatcaaaatcaagtaTCGACACAGAAGACATAGAGGATAACACTATCCAAGATGGGAACCCCCGTTCCTCCTCTCAAGAAAGCCCTAAACTTAAACCCAAGAAAGTTAAAACgggaaagaagaagaaaaagtcaAGTACGGAATCATTTCCATCTGTACCCACTAAATTCGAATTCCCGGATGTTAAGACTTTTATGGATGAGAACACCACTTCAAGTATGCCCCAGCAACCGGCTGCCATGGAGACGGTTGCCAAGGAAGAAGATGAGGTTTTTGTGGCATATCGAGGGGGTGGGGCGTTAGACATTTTGGCGGATTATGCGAGCTCCGCTGAAAAGCGAAAACGGCCAGAGGGCTCACCGACCAAATTAGAAAAAGTCAAGCGGAAGTCAAAGCCCAAAAAGCCATTCCCTGGGTTCCCTGTGGAAACGGAACGCG ATGCTGAGCCTAtggcaaaaaagaaaaagaagaagaaaaagaagtcTTCGCAGCCTGAG AATGAGAGCCCTTCTAAGAAAGCGAGCCCGCCACTAGAGCAGCCCGCCGCTGAGCCTGCTATTAAACCTGAGCAAAGAACGGAACCGGAAGCAGAAAAACCCCAGGAGCAGACCAAACCGTCACCGGTGGTGCAAACGGAAGTTGAGACGACACTGGAAAACATGGAACAAGAAAAGGAACAGGAACAGAAAGGAATGGAAGACCAG GATACGGAAAGAGATTCCGAGAGCACACCTCCATCATCCGGTGGGAAAGAACGACGGACTAAGTCCCGTAGCAGTTCCCTGAAAGACGACCTGTCACCCTTCCTCGTGTTTGGCGACTGGCAGCCGAGACGCAGCGAGCGAATCTTTATCAATAGCAGCGTCCCAATCACTAACAACCCAGACTGTAGTCCACTCGCCAGCCCAACGGCAAAACCTGGAGATTTCAACTGgcccaaaaaaaacaaaaagagctTGAAGGGGAAAAAG TCAAGCAAGTCAAGCCATAGCGACCTTGAGTTTGGTGAAGAGGAAAACGAGAGTCCATCAGCCTTGAAATCCGTCAAGTTGAAGAAGAAGAGTCCTTCGAAAGCCAAGAAGCGAAGGACGTCATCCTCTACAGACCCTGACTTTGTGATACGTACACCAAGAAGGAAGGCTGCCAAACGCGGC TTGAACTAcgaagaggaagaggaggaagaCGATGAAGGAATCGAACATCCGCACGCTGAAGACGAAATTCTTGATCACGAGCTAACAGATGAACATAAATATAATGAAGATACAGCCGAACCTCCCAAGGAATCAGAGATGGATTTTGATGCTACAGAGACTACCATCACTCCCCCTGATAGCGGcgcgttaaaagacaaaacccTTGAGATCGAAGAAAAGGTAGAAGCTAACAAAGAAGAGAAGTCCTCTGAagtcaaaaaagaaaaaaagcggAGACGTAAGTCGAAGAAAGAGGATGACAAAGAGAAACCAACGACTTTGGGGTCTGCCAGTGGGGGTGGTGGCGGCGAGACAAAGCTGAATGATTCTAGTGTAGTGAGTGATGTTTCGCTCAAGGAAGAGAAAACTATGTTGGTAGAACTGACGACTGTTGATCAGGTGAAAGAGGAGACGCCAGTTGACGTAGCTGTGGTAACGAGTCCCGTCGCACATCCAGAATGCAGCGAAGAAAAG GTTAAAGATAACGATGAAATTATGTTTGAAATACCGGAGAAGGCTGAAGAGGCAGATAAGAGCGAGGAAGCAGTTGCTATGAAGGAAGACGCTGAACTATCGCAGACAAAAATAGGATATTCGCAG GAAAAAGATGCTAGCGAGTCCACCGAAGAGGAAGATTCCATAGACGAAACACCTGAAG AGCCACCTTTCACCTTTACCAAGGAGGAGTTGAAGAATAACACCCAGATGTTGCTTCCGGTTGATCGATTGTTCTTTCGCGGACACATCCAGTTTTATCAGGAGCCTGATCT TTTTGGCATTGTACTGAATGGAGAGAGGGGTAGAAGGCCTCATCTGCGATCAACAGATCAGCTTCTCACTCAAGCG GTGAAGGACATTGAGCCACTGTCCGTCGCGTCTTTGCCTGTCGGGACTCGCGTCTGTGCGCACTGGAGCCCTCAGTACCGGTGCTTCTACCCTGGCAACGTCATAGAAG CTCCTCCCGATGAGAAAGAGCAGCCCGGGAAGGTCTGGATCGAGTTTGATGACGGCGACAGTGGGATCTTTCCGTTAGACGAGATCCGGCGAATAACGACCGAGTTTGCCGTGGGAGTTGAAG GTGTTGAATCTGACGTGATTGCCCCCGAGAGACGACCGCCATCACCCTCTCCATCATCCAAGAAGAAGGACGAGCCATCTTTCAAGAGCAAGGATGACTCAGCCTATCGCAGTACTACAGAGGAGGCTTCTGGGAACGAAAGTGCGGAGAACGTCCCTACGAGAAGACAAAAGGGACGAGCAAAACGACGAGGGAGACTAAGTACGAGAGAGCGTCACTTAAGCGAGGCTACCGACTCGGACGGGCCGAGGGACAATCATGAAAGTGATTTCGAAGAAACTGTTTTAAAGAAAGAAACTTCCAAGAGTGATTTCGAGAAAGTTGACGGAAATAATATAAAAGAGCAGAAGCGGGAAAGACGAGCAAAAAGCAAAGACGCTTCTTACGGCTCGGATGACGCGGAAAATAATTCCGATCATGTGAGCTCGGCCAGACCAAACCGAGTTAGGGCTAGTACTGAATCGAAACGCGCAGACGAGGAGACTGAGCCCGAGGATGCGCCTCTCGTCATCACAAGACCACGTGGCCGCCCTTCCCGCTCTAACTCCGACCTCGACTTGAGGAAGAGGTCCCTTACTTGGAGCCTGACCAATAGCAGTACTCGTGCCAGAAGCGTCGGGGGCGATAGTCCGTCCCAGGATGACGACGATAGCGGTTCGTGTAGCGATGCTTTTGATGATAGTCCACAGGCGGAAATGAAAGTGTTTCAG CCACGTCTCGGGAAACGAAGAAGATCGGAACTGGACAGACTGAGGCAAGATTTAAAATCGTCAG GTCAGCTTTGGCAGTGGTCGGGAAAGGGCACACAGAATAAGCGGAAAGGCAAGGGCCGCAAGAGCTTCTACAAGTCCATAGCCCGCGGGGACGAGACTATTTCG GTTGGGGAGTGTGCGGTGTTTACCTCTAACCCCTCCAAGTCGCATAACCTTCCATACGTGGGCAAGATTGAGAGTATGTGGGAGGGATGGAACGGCTGCATGGTCGTCAAGGTCAGGTGGTATTACCACCCGGAGGAGACCAAACAAGGCCGGAGACCGGGGGATGTCCAG